Proteins from one Setaria italica strain Yugu1 chromosome V, Setaria_italica_v2.0, whole genome shotgun sequence genomic window:
- the LOC101770054 gene encoding pentatricopeptide repeat-containing protein At5g57250, mitochondrial, protein MPLPGGNGEPPPLPSSHPPPLPSLIKLGRAITARHVDRLLAVLLRRRRHRLLAALASQALANAVAPTPRTHLLAASALLDSERPHEAAQRLALASCIASRGRRLWDALLRRACAGRGDPRHALELLSAAVEDQGAVLSPSTYRVMVVGLCARGEVDGALRVFDVMTRRGCQVDDRICSSIVSGFSRIGKAGAGLDFYKRVRRDFSGFEPGLVTLTSVVHSLGLEGSIGEMAELMREMECKGMDADAVFYGSMVHGYMSCGFLMEGLRGHQSMLDKGITADVVNYTTVIDGLCREGCVEKVMGFLDAMERRDAKPNLITYTSLVGGFCKRGRLEDAFSIVRKLERTGVVVDEYVYSILIDSLCKMGDLPRAFSLLTEMENKGIKAGIVTYNAIINGLCKAGDTEKAVEISEGVAADNFTYSTLLLGYISRDDVTGVMTIKGRLENSGISMDVVTCNVLIKALFMVNKVDDAWSLFHKMPEMGLRPNTITYNTMIHALCKVDKIDKALELFEEYKKDSSFSSSVVHDCLIKALCNQGKVEMAGQIFYDLAQKKLSPSFCNCKKLIHANFKELGEHGVLDFICKVGELDVDLFSSVCNYASTFLSNRNCCQAAMDAYKLLRMQAISVTSKTCYRLLQSLHRNGSEEVIQPLLCEFIKIHGMCEPRMINMLSCHLSKKSVSEAIWFSNYMDTVNVPISVLRGAVYTLKKQGEVLDACTFLKEAKQSGFSVDLAMYSIVVDGLCKGGYLEKALDLCESMKKEGLHPNIVIHNSVLNGLCQQGCFTEAFRLFDYLENSKMLPTMITYAILIGALCREGLLDDADQLFDKMSTKGIRPTTRVYNLLISGYCNFGLTEKALELMSHLEELFLLPDSFTLGAIISGLCLKGDTEAALCFFNEYRYKDIEPDFVGFMSLVKGLYAKGRMEESRGILREMFQCKEVVELINSVGDKIQAESLVDLLSSACDQGRIDEILTILNEVGHMLLSSSDSSSYNALAHLKKLQKADDAYDSISDSGQVSLVAYDVSRNSCHENSEAIDGDDSLSKASNDTDIDYRNLLGKSFSDDFDSYYTAIASLCSKGEVLKADKAVEVMIQNSG, encoded by the coding sequence ATGCCCCTCCCCGGCGGCAACGGcgagccccctccccttccctcttctCATCCACCGCCGCTCCCCTCGCTCATCAAGCTTGGTCGCGCCATCACCGCTCGCCACGTCGACCGCCTCCTGGCCGTGCTCCTCCGTCGCCGGAggcaccgcctcctcgccgcgctggcCTCCCAGGCGCTCGCCAACGCCGTCGCCCCCACCCCGCGCACgcacctcctcgccgcctccgcgcttCTCGACTCCGAGCGCCCGCACGAAGCGGCCCAGCGCCTCGCTCTCGCCTCATGCATTGCTAGCCGTGGCCGCCGCCTCTGGGACGCGCTGCTCCGACGGGCCTGCGCGGGGCGAGGAGACCCGCGCCACGCGCTGGAGCTGCTCTCCGCTGCCGTCGAGGACCAAGGCGCGGTGCTGTCCCCGTCCACGTACCGCGTGATGGTGGTGGGGCTGTGTGCCCGCGGAGAGGTGGACGGCGCGCTCAGGGTGTTTGACGTAATGACCAGGAGGGGGTGTCAGGTGGACGATCGCATTTGCAGCTCTATCGTTTCTGGGTTCTCCAGAATTGGGAAGGCTGGAGCAGGGCTGGATTTCTACAAGAGAGTGAGGCGTGATTTCAGTGGCTTTGAGCCGGGCCTGGTGACATTGACGTCAGTCGTTCATTCTCTTGGGTTGGAGGGGAGCATCGGTGAGATGGCAGAGCTAATGCGAGAGATGGAGTGTAAGGGCATGGACGCTGATGCTGTGTTTTATGGCAGCATGGTTCATGGATACATGAGTTGTGGGTTCTTGATGGAGGGTCTACGGGGGCATCAATCCATGTTAGATAAGGGAATCACAGCCGATGTAGTTAACTACACTACTGTTATTGATGGACTGTGCAGAGAAGGTTGTGTGGAGAAAGTAATGGGCTTCTTGGATGCAATGGAGCGACGTGATGCTAAGCCAAATTTGATTACTTATACATCACTGGTCGGTGGCTTCTGTAAGAGAGGCAGGTTAGAAGATGCCTTCTCTATTGTGAGGAAACTGGAACGAACTGGCGTGGTGGTGGACGAATATGTATATTCAATTTTGATAGACAGCTTGTGCAAGATGGGAGATTTACCTAGGGCTTTCTCTTTGCTCACAGAGATGGAAAATAAGGGAATCAAGGCTGGCATTGTAACGTATAACGCAATTATAAATGGTTTGTGTAAAGCTGGTGACACTGAAAAGGCTGTTGAAATCTCTGAAGGTGTTGCTGCTGATAACTTCACATATAGTACACTGTTACTTGGTTACATTAGCAGAGATGATGTTACCGGTGTTATGACGATAAAGGGCAGGCTTGAGAATAGTGGTATCTCTATGGATGTTGTCACATGCAATGTTCTCATCAAAGCATTATTTATGGTTAACAAGGTGGATGATGCCTGGAGTTTGTTTCACAAAATGCCTGAGATGGGCTTAAGGCCTAATACTATCACCTACAATACAATGATACATGCTTTGTGTAAAGTTGACAAAATTGACAAGGCACTGGAGCTGTTTGAAGAATATAAGAAAGATTCATCATTCTCCAGTTCAGTGGTTCATGACTGCCTGATTAAAGCACTGTGTAATCAAGGGAAAGTTGAAATGGCTGGCCAAATATTTTATGATCTTGCTCAGAAAAAATTAAGTCCCAGTTTCTGTAACTGCAAGAAGTTGATTCATGCAAACTTCAAAGAACTCGGCGAACACGGTGTGCTGGATTTCATTTGTAAGGTTGGCGAATTAGATGTTGACTTATTTTCATCTGTTTGCAATTATGCTTCTACTTTCTTAAGCAACAGGAATTGTTGTCAAGCAGCAATGGATGCTTACAAGTTACTCAGAATGCAAGCCATTTCTGTAACTAGTAAAACATGCTACAGGCTGCTCCAGAGCTTACATCGAAATGGAAGTGAAGAGGTCATACAACCATTGTTATGTGAGTTCATTAAAATTCATGGTATGTGTGAACCTAGAATGATCAATATGCTGTCTTGTCATCTCAGCAAGAAAAGTGTTAGTGAAGCTATTTGGTTTTCTAATTACATGGACACTGTTAATGTTCCTATCAGTGTTCTGAGAGGAGCTGTCTATACTCTAAAGAAGCAAGGTGAAGTTCTGGATGCGTGTACATTTTTGAAGGAAGCTAAACAAAGTGGGTTTTCAGTAGATCTAGCCATGTATTCCATAGTAGTAGATGGCCTTTGTAAGGGTGGATATCTCGAAAAAGCACTAGACCTTTGTGAAAGCATGAAAAAAGAGGGGCTTCATCCAAACATTGTCATCCATAACTCAGTTCTCAATGGTTTGTGCCAGCAAGGATGTTTTACTGAAGCATTCAGGCTCTTTGACTACTTAGAAAACAGCAAGATGCTTCCAACAATGATCACTTATGCCATCCTTATCGGTGCTTTGTGCAGAGAAGGTTTGTTGGATGATGCAGACCAATTGTTTGATAAAATGTCCACCAAGGGTATCAGACCCACGACCCGTGTTTACAACTTGCTGATAAGTGGTTATTGTAACTTTGGATTAACTGAAAAGGCACTTGAGCTTATGTCTCACTTGGAGGAACTCTTTCTACTCCCAGATTCTTTTACACTAGGTGCAATTATTAGTGGACTTTGCCTGAAAGGTGATACTGAAGCTGCATTATGCTTCTTTAATGAATACCGTTATAAGGACATTGAACCTGATTTTGTTGGTTTTATGAGCCTTGTCAAAGGACTCTATGCAAAAGGAAGGATGGAAGAATCCAGGGGCATCTTGAGGGAAATGTTTCAGTGCAAAGAAGTCGTGGAGTTAATAAACAGTGTTGGAGATAAGATTCAAGCGGAGTCTCTTGTTGATCTCCTATCTTCTGCATGTGATCAAGGGAGGATAGATGAGATTCTTACTATCCTAAATGAAGTGGGACACATGCTTTTATCCTCTTCAGATTCTAGCAGCTACAATGCGCTTGCGCACCTCAAGAAGCTACAAAAAGCTGACGATGCTTATGATTCCATTTCAGATTCAGGACAAGTAAGTCTCGTAGCTTATGATGTTTCTAGGAATAGTTGTCATGAGAACTCTGAGGCGATAGATGGAGACGATAGTTTATCAAAAGCAAGTAATGATACTGATATTGACTACCGAAATTTGCTTGGGAAGTCTTTCAGTGATGATTTCGACTCATATTATACTGCTATTGCTTCGCTTTGCTCGAAAGGGGAGGTTCTTAAGGCCGACAAGGCAGTTGAAGTGATGATTCAGAATTCTGGTTAA
- the LOC101777590 gene encoding peroxidase 72 — protein MANSMGCLVLLCLVSPLLFANAVRSHPWGGLFPQFYDHSCPKAKEIVQSIVAQAVAKETRMAASLVRLHFHDCFVKGCDASVLLDNSSSIVSEKGSNPNRNSLRGFEVVDQIKAALEAACPGTVSCADILAIAARDSTVLVGGPYWDVPLGRRDSLGASIQGSNNDIPAPNNTLPTIITKFKLQGLNVVDVVALSGGHTIGMSRCTSFRQRLYNQTGNGMADSTLDVSYAAQLRQGCPRSGGDNNLFPLDFVTPAKFDNFYYKNILAGKGLLSSDEVLLTKSAETAALVKAYAADVNLFFQHFAQSMVNMGNISPLTGSQGEIRKNCRRLNNDH, from the exons ATGGCAAACTCCATGGGTTGCCTCGTCTTGCTCTGCCTTGTTTCTCCCCTCCTCTTTGCCAATGCCGTCCGCAGCCACCCATGGGGCGGCTTGTTCCCACAGTTCTACGACCATTCATGCCCCAAGGCGAAGGAGATCGTACAGTCCATTGTGGCACAGGCTGTGGCCAAGGAGACCAGGATGGCAGCATCCTTGGTCAGACTGCATTTCCATGACTGCTTTGTCAAA GGCTGCGATGCATCCGTGCTGttggacaacagcagcagcatagTCAGTGAGAAAGGGTCTAACCCCAACAGGAACTCCCTCAGGGGGTTTGAGGTGGTCGACCAGATCAAGGCCGCTCTCGAGGCTGCCTGCCCAGGCActgtctcctgcgccgacatcctcgccaTCGCAGCCCGTGACTCCACTGTCCTG GTTGGTGGCCCATACTGGGACGTGCCACTTGGCAGGAGGGACTCGCTCGGTGCAAGCATCCAGGGCTCCAACAATGATATCCCAGCCCCCAACAACACGCTCCCCACCATCATCACCAAGTTCAAGCTCCAAGGCCTCAACGTTGTGGATGTCGTCGCCCTCTCTG GTGGTCACACCATAGGTATGTCTCGGTGCACCAGCTTCCGGCAGAGGCTGTACAACCAAACGGGCAATGGCATGGCTGACAGCACACTGGATGTATCGTACGCGGCACAGCTGAGACAGGGGTGCCCCCGCTCTGGTGGTGACAACAACCTCTTCCCCTTGGACTTTGTCACCCCAGCCAAATTTGACAATTTTTATTACAAGAACATCCTGGCCGGCAAGGGCCTCCTCAGCTCTGATGAGGTTCTGTTGACCAAGAGTGCCGAGACAGCAGCACTCGTGAAGGCATATGCTGCTGATGTCAATCTCTTCTTCCAGCACTTTGCACAGTCTATGGTGAACATGGGCAACATTTCACCACTAACTGGGTCACAGGGTGAGATCAGGAAGAATTGCAGGAGGCTCAACAACGACCACTGA